In one window of Rhizobium sp. ACO-34A DNA:
- a CDS encoding QacE family quaternary ammonium compound efflux SMR transporter (member of the SMR family of proton-dependent drug efflux transporters; quaternary ammonium compound efflux pump; confers resistance to cetylpyridinium, cetyldimethylethyl ammonium and cetrimide cations) — protein MAWIILVAAGILEVVWAYFMKQSAGFTRVVPTAITAVAMGASILLLSFSMRTLPLGTAYTIWTGIGAVGAFLVGIIVLGEQASAMRILAAVLIIAGLVLMKVSTDN, from the coding sequence CTGGCCTGGATCATTCTCGTTGCGGCCGGCATTCTTGAAGTCGTGTGGGCTTATTTCATGAAGCAGTCCGCGGGCTTTACGCGCGTGGTGCCGACGGCCATCACGGCGGTCGCGATGGGCGCGAGCATTCTGCTGCTGTCGTTTTCCATGCGAACGCTGCCGCTCGGCACGGCCTATACGATCTGGACAGGCATCGGAGCCGTCGGCGCGTTTCTCGTCGGAATCATCGTGCTTGGCGAACAGGCAAGCGCCATGCGCATCCTTGCGGCAGTCCTGATCATTGCGGGTCTGGTCCTGATGAAGGTGTCCACGGACAACTAA
- a CDS encoding phosphoribosyl 1,2-cyclic phosphodiesterase yields the protein MSYRQRFTILGCSSSPGVPRINGDWGACDPNNPRNRRTRASFLIQQIGPDGGMTTVVVDTGPDFREQMIAARVQHIDAVFYTHAHADHLHGIDDLRGYFVTQNRRIPIHAEPETMRRIRQGFGYCLETPDGSNYPPIVEPVVIEDLDRPIEISGAGGTIRLQPLVQQHGDIVSLGLRIGDVAYCCDVSGFPEETVAKLGGLSVLIIDALQYRHHPSHFSLEQALGWIERLKPGRAILTHMHVPLDYETVLAETPPHVEPAYDQMIFEVDV from the coding sequence ATGAGTTATCGGCAGCGCTTCACCATCCTTGGCTGCTCGTCGTCTCCGGGCGTACCGCGCATCAATGGAGACTGGGGCGCATGCGATCCGAACAACCCGCGCAACCGGCGCACCCGCGCGTCCTTTCTGATCCAGCAGATCGGTCCTGACGGCGGCATGACGACGGTCGTGGTCGATACGGGACCGGATTTTCGCGAGCAGATGATCGCCGCCCGGGTCCAGCACATCGATGCCGTGTTCTACACCCACGCCCATGCTGATCATTTGCACGGGATCGACGATCTGCGCGGATACTTCGTCACGCAGAACCGGCGCATTCCGATCCATGCGGAACCCGAGACCATGCGACGCATTCGTCAGGGTTTCGGCTATTGCCTCGAAACACCCGATGGCAGCAATTATCCGCCGATCGTCGAACCAGTCGTGATCGAGGATCTGGACAGGCCGATCGAAATCAGCGGCGCGGGCGGCACCATTCGGCTGCAGCCGCTGGTACAACAGCATGGCGATATCGTTTCGCTTGGCCTCAGGATCGGTGACGTTGCCTATTGTTGCGATGTCAGCGGGTTTCCGGAAGAAACGGTCGCAAAGCTCGGTGGTCTCTCGGTCCTGATCATCGACGCGCTGCAATACCGGCATCATCCGAGCCATTTTTCTCTGGAACAGGCACTTGGCTGGATCGAGCGGCTGAAGCCCGGACGCGCCATCCTTACGCACATGCATGTGCCGCTCGATTACGAGACCGTGCTGGCCGAGACACCGCCGCATGTGGAGCCGGCCTACGACCAGATGATATTTGAAGTCGACGTTTAG
- a CDS encoding LuxR family transcriptional regulator: MLIDTHCHLDFADFEAERDELVARAHAAGVSQMVTISTRVRKLDTLLALTERFPTVFCSVGTHPNNANEELDITSEDLVRLAAHPKVVAIGEAGLDYFYDTQKPEDQKTGLLRHIAAARETGLPLVIHSRSADDDMAAILTEETGKGAFPFILHCFSSGEALAKTGIELGGYVSFSGILTFPKSTELRDIAKGLPLDRLLVETDAPYLAPKRWRGKRNEPSYVVNTAEVLAETMGVSFEEMARITTDNAFRIFSKMPRLA, encoded by the coding sequence ATGCTGATCGATACCCATTGCCACCTCGACTTTGCCGACTTCGAAGCGGAGCGCGACGAACTGGTCGCGCGGGCTCACGCGGCCGGCGTATCGCAGATGGTGACGATCTCGACCCGTGTCAGGAAACTCGACACGCTGCTGGCGCTGACCGAGCGTTTTCCGACCGTGTTCTGCTCGGTCGGAACCCATCCGAACAATGCGAACGAAGAACTGGATATCACCAGCGAGGATCTGGTGCGGCTAGCGGCCCATCCGAAGGTCGTGGCGATCGGCGAAGCGGGTCTCGATTATTTCTATGACACCCAGAAGCCCGAGGATCAGAAGACCGGGCTTCTGCGCCACATCGCGGCTGCGCGCGAAACCGGGCTGCCGCTGGTGATCCACAGCCGCAGCGCCGACGACGACATGGCGGCCATCCTGACGGAAGAAACAGGGAAGGGGGCCTTCCCTTTCATCCTGCATTGCTTTTCTTCCGGCGAAGCGCTGGCGAAGACCGGTATCGAACTCGGCGGTTACGTCTCGTTCTCCGGCATCCTGACCTTCCCGAAATCGACGGAACTTCGCGATATCGCCAAGGGCCTGCCGCTCGACCGGTTGCTGGTCGAAACCGACGCGCCGTATCTTGCGCCGAAGCGCTGGCGCGGAAAGCGCAACGAACCTTCATACGTGGTCAATACCGCCGAAGTGCTGGCTGAAACCATGGGCGTCAGCTTCGAAGAGATGGCCCGGATCACGACCGACAATGCATTCCGCATCTTCTCCAAGATGCCGAGGCTTGCATGA
- a CDS encoding methionine--tRNA ligase, producing the protein MTEKFYITTAIAYPNGKPHIGHAYELIATDAMARFQRLDGKDVFFLTGTDEHGQKMQQTARAEGISTEELAERNSNEFRAMGKMLNSSNDDFIRTTEPRHHEASQEIWKRMAANGDIYKDSYAGWYSVRDEAYYAEDETQLRADGVRYGPQGTPVEWVEEESYFFKLSAYEDKLLKLYEDQPDFIGPVERKNEVVSFVKSGLKDLSISRTTFDWGIKVPDDPKHVMYVWVDALTNYITATGYLTDQNGPRAKYWPADVHIIGKDIIRFHAVYWPAFLMSAGLPLPKKVFAHGFLLNKGEKMSKSLGNVVDPANLVNHFGLDQVRYFLLREVSFGQDGSYSEEAIATRINADLANGIGNLASRSLSMIVKNCDAKIPEPGELTDADKAMLATADAMIATCREEMSRLAIHKIVATIIGTVNEADRYFAAQEPWVLRKTDTARMATVLYVTAEVVRQIAILFQPIMPASSAKLLDLVAVPEEKRSFAFLGEAGRLTPGTVLKAPTPVFPRYVAPDPDAKA; encoded by the coding sequence ATGACCGAAAAGTTCTACATCACCACCGCCATCGCCTATCCGAACGGCAAGCCGCATATTGGCCACGCCTACGAGCTGATCGCAACCGACGCCATGGCGCGGTTCCAGCGGCTTGACGGGAAGGACGTCTTCTTCCTGACCGGAACGGATGAACATGGCCAGAAGATGCAGCAGACGGCGCGGGCAGAGGGTATCTCGACCGAAGAGCTGGCCGAGCGGAATTCCAACGAATTCCGGGCGATGGGCAAGATGCTGAACTCGTCCAACGACGATTTCATCCGCACGACCGAGCCCCGTCACCACGAAGCATCGCAGGAGATCTGGAAGCGGATGGCCGCCAATGGCGACATCTACAAGGACAGCTATGCCGGCTGGTACTCCGTGCGCGACGAAGCCTATTACGCCGAGGACGAAACCCAGCTGCGCGCCGACGGCGTTCGCTACGGACCACAGGGCACGCCGGTCGAATGGGTGGAAGAGGAGAGTTACTTCTTCAAGCTTTCCGCCTATGAGGACAAGCTGCTGAAGCTCTATGAGGATCAGCCCGATTTCATCGGTCCGGTCGAGCGCAAGAACGAGGTCGTTTCCTTCGTGAAGTCGGGCCTCAAGGACCTTTCGATCTCGCGCACGACGTTCGACTGGGGCATCAAGGTGCCGGATGATCCGAAGCACGTCATGTATGTCTGGGTCGATGCCCTGACCAACTACATCACGGCTACCGGCTACCTGACCGACCAGAACGGCCCTCGGGCGAAATACTGGCCGGCCGATGTTCATATCATCGGCAAGGACATCATCCGCTTCCACGCCGTCTACTGGCCGGCCTTCCTGATGTCCGCCGGCCTGCCGCTGCCGAAGAAGGTCTTCGCCCATGGCTTCCTGCTCAACAAGGGCGAGAAGATGTCGAAGTCGCTCGGCAACGTGGTCGATCCGGCAAACCTGGTGAACCATTTCGGCCTCGACCAGGTGCGTTACTTCTTGCTGCGCGAAGTCTCCTTCGGGCAGGACGGCAGCTATAGCGAGGAAGCGATCGCGACCCGCATCAATGCGGACCTCGCCAACGGCATCGGCAACCTCGCCAGCCGATCGCTGTCGATGATCGTCAAGAACTGCGATGCGAAGATCCCGGAACCGGGCGAACTGACGGATGCCGACAAGGCCATGCTGGCGACCGCCGACGCAATGATCGCCACCTGCCGCGAAGAAATGAGCCGTCTGGCGATCCACAAGATCGTCGCGACCATCATCGGCACGGTGAACGAGGCCGACCGCTATTTCGCCGCTCAGGAGCCCTGGGTTCTGCGCAAGACCGATACGGCCCGCATGGCGACCGTGCTCTACGTCACGGCTGAAGTGGTGCGCCAGATCGCCATCCTGTTCCAACCGATCATGCCGGCGTCCTCGGCCAAGCTGCTGGATCTCGTCGCGGTACCGGAAGAAAAGCGCAGCTTTGCCTTCCTCGGCGAGGCTGGTCGTCTGACGCCCGGAACCGTGCTCAAGGCCCCGACGCCGGTCTTCCCGCGTTACGTGGCTCCGGATCCGGACGCGAAGGCCTGA
- a CDS encoding DNA polymerase III subunit delta' (catalyzes the DNA-template-directed extension of the 3'-end of a DNA strand; the delta' subunit seems to interact with the gamma subunit to transfer the beta subunit on the DNA), whose amino-acid sequence MSEERYGVLEGAIAPALNTKLFGHEEAESFLAGTYRSGKGHHAILIEGPEGIGKATLAFRFANHVLSNPNPLNAPERIADPDPQSSISRQIAGGASHNLLHLTRPVDEKTGRAKSAITVDEVRRAGHFFSQTSGTGNWRIVIIDPADDLNRNAANAILKILEEPPRRAMFLVLSHAPGRLLPTIRSRCLPLKLDALPEDAMRRALGQLGLSIGEAQAGAVLSLAKGSVAQALKIVNYGGADIIEAFEKVLTTEGPAARKTMYQLADALSGKDREVAFGFFSEHLSEYLVETARRLALGGDLGRAERYARLSTSINEQFATAGAYNLDRKQTILDALTQISQA is encoded by the coding sequence ATGAGCGAAGAACGCTACGGAGTGTTGGAAGGGGCAATCGCACCTGCCCTGAACACGAAGCTTTTTGGCCACGAGGAGGCGGAAAGCTTTCTCGCCGGCACCTACCGGTCAGGCAAGGGACACCATGCGATCCTGATCGAAGGCCCGGAAGGGATCGGCAAGGCGACGCTCGCCTTTCGCTTCGCCAATCACGTTCTCTCCAATCCCAATCCATTGAACGCGCCGGAGCGGATCGCCGATCCTGATCCGCAGTCATCGATCAGCCGGCAGATCGCGGGCGGCGCAAGCCACAACCTCCTGCATCTGACGCGGCCGGTGGACGAGAAGACCGGCCGCGCCAAGAGCGCGATCACGGTGGACGAGGTTCGGCGGGCAGGACACTTCTTCTCTCAGACATCAGGCACCGGCAACTGGCGCATCGTCATCATCGACCCGGCCGACGATCTCAACCGCAATGCGGCGAACGCTATTCTCAAGATCCTCGAGGAGCCGCCGAGGCGGGCGATGTTCCTCGTGCTTTCGCATGCGCCGGGCCGCCTGCTGCCGACGATCCGTTCCCGCTGTCTGCCGCTGAAACTTGACGCTCTTCCGGAGGATGCGATGCGGCGGGCGCTCGGGCAACTCGGCCTTTCGATCGGAGAGGCGCAGGCCGGAGCGGTCTTGTCCCTTGCAAAGGGAAGCGTGGCGCAGGCGCTCAAGATCGTCAATTACGGTGGGGCCGACATTATCGAGGCCTTCGAGAAGGTTCTCACCACCGAAGGCCCGGCGGCGCGCAAGACGATGTACCAGCTTGCTGATGCCTTGAGCGGCAAGGATCGCGAGGTCGCCTTCGGTTTCTTCTCGGAACACCTGAGCGAATACCTGGTGGAAACCGCCCGGCGGCTGGCGCTTGGCGGCGATCTCGGCCGGGCGGAGCGCTATGCGCGCCTTTCGACCTCCATCAACGAGCAGTTTGCAACGGCCGGTGCCTACAATCTGGATCGCAAGCAGACCATCCTCGACGCACTGACCCAGATATCACAGGCCTGA
- a CDS encoding dTMP kinase, translating to MSSGKGLFVSFEGGEGAGKSTQIRRLADALRRRGLDVITTREPGGSAGAEALRHVLLSGAAESYGVRMEALLFAAARNDHVETVIRPALSKGFVVLCDRFMDSSRVYQGVTGNLEPDFIDTLERVAVDGIVPDLTLIFDLPASVGLERARGRLQPHLGNAAEPDRFEKEEVETHEKRRQAFLDIAGSHPERCRVVDAQRPVVEIGDYVLGLIEPLLVLKSQAITEQVGAQ from the coding sequence GTGTCGAGCGGTAAGGGATTGTTCGTGAGTTTCGAGGGCGGAGAGGGGGCCGGCAAGTCCACCCAGATTCGTCGGCTCGCAGACGCGCTGAGACGCCGCGGTCTCGATGTGATCACCACGCGCGAGCCCGGTGGTTCGGCCGGCGCGGAAGCGCTGCGCCATGTGCTGCTGTCCGGTGCGGCCGAATCCTACGGCGTACGCATGGAAGCCCTGCTTTTCGCAGCCGCCCGCAACGACCATGTCGAGACGGTCATCCGGCCGGCGCTCTCCAAGGGTTTCGTCGTGCTCTGCGATCGCTTCATGGATTCCTCGCGGGTCTATCAGGGCGTCACAGGCAATCTCGAGCCAGACTTCATCGACACGCTGGAACGCGTCGCCGTCGATGGTATCGTGCCGGACCTGACGCTGATCTTCGACCTGCCGGCGTCCGTCGGCCTCGAACGCGCACGCGGCCGATTGCAGCCGCATCTCGGCAATGCCGCCGAACCGGACCGCTTCGAGAAGGAAGAGGTCGAGACCCATGAAAAGCGGCGTCAGGCGTTTCTCGACATCGCCGGCTCCCATCCCGAACGCTGCCGCGTCGTCGATGCCCAGCGCCCCGTCGTCGAGATCGGCGACTATGTTCTCGGCCTGATCGAGCCGCTTCTGGTCTTGAAGTCGCAGGCCATTACAGAGCAGGTCGGCGCCCAATGA
- a CDS encoding D-alanyl-D-alanine carboxypeptidase produces MRQSLALAVLILGFLLPIGTMAQKAPSPIFETKAAQVLLIEASTGTVLLSKGEDTPFPPASLAKMMTLEVVFDALTRGEISLDTIYRVSEYAWRTGGAPSRTSTMFAALKSDIRVEDLVKGIAVQMANDGCIILAEGMTGSEAKFTERMNERAKALGLTGSYFANSTGLPHPDNKTTLSDMMRLARHLQTTYPDFYRLLSQPEFEWNKILQRNRNPMLASGADGLATGFAEGAGYSILTSAERQGRRLFLAMNGVASDKERTEEANRLLDWGFTTFEMRNLFKAGETVGEASVYGGDKGKVALVTPLPVDVYVPINNPERLQAKIVYHWPLRAPVAEGADVGNLTIYSGERPLRELALKSAEPVGEGTLRQKAFDAIFELLFFWL; encoded by the coding sequence ATGCGACAGAGCCTTGCCCTTGCCGTCCTCATCCTGGGCTTTCTTCTCCCGATAGGCACCATGGCGCAGAAGGCGCCCAGTCCGATTTTCGAGACGAAGGCGGCACAGGTCCTGCTGATCGAAGCTTCAACCGGTACCGTCCTGCTTTCGAAGGGAGAGGACACGCCTTTCCCTCCTGCATCGCTTGCCAAGATGATGACACTGGAAGTGGTGTTCGATGCGCTGACGCGCGGCGAGATCAGCCTCGATACGATCTATCGGGTTTCGGAATATGCGTGGCGCACCGGCGGCGCACCTTCGCGCACCTCGACGATGTTTGCCGCGCTGAAATCGGACATCCGCGTCGAGGATCTGGTGAAGGGCATCGCCGTCCAGATGGCCAATGACGGCTGCATCATCCTTGCCGAGGGCATGACTGGGAGCGAAGCGAAGTTTACCGAACGCATGAACGAACGGGCGAAGGCTCTCGGCTTGACGGGAAGCTATTTCGCCAACTCCACCGGGCTGCCTCATCCGGATAACAAGACAACGCTATCGGACATGATGCGGCTGGCGCGCCACCTGCAGACGACCTATCCGGATTTCTACCGGTTGCTGTCGCAGCCGGAATTCGAGTGGAACAAGATCCTACAGCGCAATCGCAACCCGATGCTGGCTTCCGGCGCTGACGGCCTCGCGACCGGCTTTGCCGAGGGAGCAGGCTATTCCATCCTGACGTCCGCGGAACGGCAGGGCAGGCGGCTTTTCCTGGCGATGAACGGTGTCGCCAGCGACAAGGAACGCACGGAAGAGGCCAACAGGTTGCTGGACTGGGGTTTCACCACCTTTGAAATGCGCAATCTCTTCAAGGCCGGGGAAACCGTCGGCGAGGCAAGCGTCTATGGCGGAGACAAGGGCAAGGTGGCGCTGGTGACACCGCTTCCGGTCGACGTCTACGTGCCGATCAACAACCCCGAACGGCTGCAGGCGAAGATCGTCTATCACTGGCCGCTCAGGGCGCCTGTGGCTGAGGGCGCGGATGTCGGCAATCTGACGATCTATTCGGGCGAACGGCCGCTGCGCGAACTGGCGCTGAAAAGCGCGGAACCGGTGGGTGAGGGGACGCTGCGTCAGAAAGCCTTCGACGCGATCTTCGAACTTCTGTTCTTCTGGCTTTGA
- a CDS encoding recombinase family protein, with protein MNIQSPHVAVRAALYLRVSTARQAEHDVSIPDQKRQGEAYCQERGYHLVETFVEPGASATNDKRPEFQRMIEAGTSKPAPFDIVVVHSFSRFFRDEFEMEYYYRKLAKNGVKLVSMTQELGDDPIHQMMRRIMSLFDEYQSKENAKHVLRALKENARQGFWNGSLPPIGYRVVDAEQRGAKIKKKLEIDPLHADTVRLIFRLASEGDGTSGPLGVKAIVNHLNKNRIMTRNGGRWGIGQLHRVLTRRTYIGEHQFNMRSKAKELKPKEEVVTVQVPPLIDLETFEVIQQCLQARNPKVTPPRVVSSPNLLTGICYCGKCGGAMTLRTGKNGRYRYYACSIKARQGEIGCKGRAIPMDKLDRMVVAHLEERVLDPERIEVVLASLLDRRQEGVERRSQHIGELRQRATEADHRLNRLYDAIEAGSLDPAESALSERIAGLTAIRDQARADAARIEAMLQSSTHNALTGAAVRELATEARSRLRLVEGGYRRDHVRAFAQRVEVADDAIYIKGSKGTLLRTLVAAKGGKSAGIGVPGFVPKWRMGWDSNPR; from the coding sequence ATGAACATCCAGAGCCCTCATGTCGCTGTGCGCGCCGCCCTCTACCTGCGCGTCTCGACGGCGCGACAGGCCGAGCATGACGTGTCGATCCCCGACCAGAAGCGGCAGGGCGAGGCGTATTGCCAGGAACGCGGGTATCATCTCGTGGAGACTTTTGTTGAACCGGGCGCGTCGGCCACGAATGACAAGCGCCCGGAGTTCCAGCGCATGATCGAGGCAGGCACGTCCAAGCCCGCGCCCTTCGATATTGTCGTGGTTCACAGCTTCTCGCGCTTCTTCCGCGACGAATTTGAGATGGAATACTATTACCGGAAATTGGCGAAGAACGGCGTCAAGCTCGTTTCCATGACGCAGGAGCTTGGTGACGATCCGATCCACCAGATGATGCGGCGGATCATGTCGCTCTTCGACGAATACCAGTCGAAGGAGAACGCTAAGCACGTCCTGCGCGCCTTGAAGGAGAATGCCCGGCAAGGCTTCTGGAACGGCTCCCTGCCGCCCATCGGCTATCGCGTCGTCGATGCCGAGCAGCGCGGCGCAAAGATCAAGAAGAAGCTGGAAATCGACCCGCTGCACGCCGACACCGTGCGGCTGATCTTCCGCCTTGCGTCGGAAGGCGACGGCACCTCCGGCCCGTTGGGTGTGAAGGCTATCGTCAATCACCTGAACAAAAACCGCATCATGACCCGCAACGGTGGACGTTGGGGCATCGGTCAGCTTCATCGCGTCCTGACGCGGCGCACCTATATCGGCGAGCATCAGTTCAACATGCGCTCCAAGGCAAAGGAGCTGAAACCCAAGGAGGAAGTCGTCACCGTCCAGGTGCCGCCGCTGATCGACCTTGAGACGTTCGAGGTTATCCAGCAGTGCTTGCAGGCTCGCAACCCGAAGGTGACGCCGCCGCGCGTCGTCAGTAGCCCGAACCTGCTCACCGGCATCTGCTACTGCGGCAAGTGCGGCGGGGCCATGACGCTGCGCACCGGCAAGAACGGCCGCTATCGCTACTATGCCTGCTCCATCAAGGCGCGACAGGGCGAAATCGGCTGCAAGGGCCGAGCGATCCCCATGGACAAGCTGGACCGCATGGTAGTGGCTCATCTTGAGGAACGGGTTCTCGACCCCGAGCGGATCGAAGTCGTGCTCGCCTCGCTTCTGGATCGCCGGCAGGAAGGCGTCGAGCGGCGCAGCCAGCATATTGGGGAGTTGCGCCAGCGCGCGACCGAGGCCGATCACCGCCTCAATCGTCTCTACGACGCCATCGAGGCGGGTTCGCTCGATCCGGCCGAATCTGCCCTTTCCGAGCGCATTGCCGGTCTCACGGCGATTCGAGATCAGGCGCGGGCCGACGCCGCCCGGATCGAAGCCATGCTCCAAAGCTCGACACACAACGCCCTCACGGGCGCGGCGGTGCGGGAACTGGCGACCGAGGCGCGCAGCCGGCTTCGTCTCGTAGAGGGCGGCTATCGGCGGGATCACGTCCGGGCCTTCGCCCAGCGCGTCGAGGTCGCCGACGACGCAATCTACATCAAAGGGAGCAAAGGCACCCTGTTGAGGACACTTGTGGCCGCTAAAGGAGGGAAGTCGGCGGGAATCGGCGTTCCCGGTTTTGTACCGAAGTGGCGGATGGGGTGGGATTCGAACCCACGGTAG
- a CDS encoding transcriptional regulator: MTTLKVGIADYEEMKARTMRIARGEEKPAPGDPKVWFTSTKSFAQVLSTENRELLRIIAEKAPGSLEELAEITGRAISNLSRTMKTMESYGLVRLEKGQGRKLAPKVVHDRVELVLPLIDRAEPRKAAGGRR; encoded by the coding sequence ATGACCACACTGAAAGTCGGGATTGCCGACTACGAAGAAATGAAAGCCCGCACCATGCGGATCGCGCGCGGCGAGGAAAAGCCAGCGCCGGGCGATCCGAAAGTGTGGTTCACCTCCACAAAATCCTTTGCCCAGGTTCTCTCCACCGAGAACCGCGAGCTGCTGCGTATCATCGCCGAGAAAGCGCCGGGCTCGCTGGAGGAACTCGCCGAGATCACCGGCCGGGCCATATCCAACCTGTCTCGCACCATGAAGACGATGGAGAGCTATGGCCTTGTTCGCTTGGAGAAGGGTCAGGGCCGCAAGCTTGCGCCCAAGGTCGTCCATGACCGGGTGGAGTTGGTGTTGCCCTTGATCGACCGCGCGGAGCCTCGGAAGGCGGCGGGAGGCCGGCGATGA
- a CDS encoding LysR family transcriptional regulator, with protein sequence METLANLESFVKSAETSSFSEAARRMALTPAAVSRNVAMLERNLGVRLFQRSTRKLMLTEAGERFLQSIGGNLDALQAAIADASSGASEPAGVLKVSLSPTFGVTHILPLLPELLRRYPLIRPEWHFENRPVDLVAEGYDVAIGGGFDLAPGIVARTLAPAHIVAVASPAYMAEHTPPTDPAGLSHFDGIVMRSLRTGRIRHWAMRDAAGAEMMATLPEKIVVNDPAAMREAARLGLGVAMLAVPDVLPELENGSLVRLLPRWYSDAGAISLYYASRTLLPAKTRTFVDLVAEAFKRGRLAERFAGSVG encoded by the coding sequence ATGGAGACGCTGGCCAACCTCGAAAGCTTCGTCAAAAGCGCGGAAACCTCCAGCTTCTCGGAGGCGGCGCGGCGCATGGCACTCACCCCGGCCGCCGTCAGCCGCAACGTGGCGATGCTGGAGCGGAACCTTGGCGTGCGGCTGTTCCAGCGCTCCACCCGCAAGCTCATGCTGACCGAGGCTGGTGAACGCTTTCTCCAGTCGATCGGCGGCAATCTCGACGCCCTACAAGCGGCTATCGCCGATGCCTCGTCCGGTGCATCCGAGCCGGCGGGCGTGCTGAAGGTCAGCCTCAGCCCCACCTTCGGCGTCACTCACATCCTGCCACTGCTGCCGGAACTCTTGCGCCGATACCCGCTCATCCGGCCGGAATGGCATTTCGAGAACCGCCCGGTCGATCTTGTCGCCGAGGGCTATGACGTAGCGATCGGCGGGGGCTTCGATCTTGCTCCGGGCATCGTCGCCCGGACGCTGGCACCCGCCCACATCGTCGCCGTGGCGTCGCCTGCCTACATGGCGGAGCACACACCGCCGACCGATCCGGCCGGGCTATCGCACTTCGACGGAATCGTCATGCGCTCACTCAGGACCGGCCGCATCCGTCATTGGGCAATGCGGGACGCAGCGGGAGCCGAAATGATGGCGACGTTGCCCGAAAAGATCGTGGTCAATGACCCGGCCGCGATGCGCGAGGCCGCAAGGCTCGGCCTCGGTGTGGCGATGCTCGCGGTGCCCGACGTGTTGCCAGAGCTTGAGAACGGCAGCCTCGTTCGCCTCCTCCCGCGTTGGTATTCCGATGCGGGAGCGATTTCGCTCTATTATGCCTCGCGCACACTCCTGCCGGCCAAGACGCGAACGTTCGTTGATCTGGTTGCGGAGGCGTTCAAACGGGGCCGCCTAGCCGAGCGGTTTGCCGGAAGCGTAGGGTAG
- a CDS encoding oxidoreductase has protein sequence MTNTTHSLTGKVALVTGGSRSIGAAIARKLAADGAAVAITYSASPDRAAQVVADIEAAGGKAIAIAADAGSPEAVRGAVAQTVSAFGGIDILVNNAGVAVNAPIEDFKFEDYERMIAVNVTGVFVATQEAVRHMTPGGRIIHIGSSMTRYAAFPTASVYTLTKGAITGFNRSLVRDLGPKGITVNTVHPGPTDTDMNPADGPVAAIVGPGMAIGRYGQPAEIASVVAFLASPDAAFVTGADIVADGGLTA, from the coding sequence ATGACCAACACCACCCATTCCCTGACCGGCAAGGTCGCTCTCGTCACCGGCGGCTCGCGCTCGATCGGTGCGGCCATCGCCAGGAAACTCGCCGCCGATGGTGCGGCAGTTGCCATCACTTACAGCGCTTCGCCCGACAGGGCCGCCCAGGTCGTCGCCGACATCGAGGCGGCAGGCGGCAAGGCCATCGCTATCGCGGCTGACGCCGGCAGCCCCGAAGCCGTTCGGGGTGCTGTGGCTCAGACCGTCTCGGCCTTCGGCGGCATCGACATCCTCGTCAACAATGCCGGTGTAGCGGTGAACGCCCCTATCGAGGACTTCAAGTTCGAAGACTATGAGCGGATGATCGCCGTCAACGTCACCGGCGTTTTCGTCGCCACCCAGGAGGCGGTGCGGCACATGACGCCGGGCGGGCGCATCATCCATATCGGCTCGTCCATGACGCGCTATGCGGCGTTTCCGACCGCCTCGGTCTATACGCTGACCAAGGGCGCGATCACCGGCTTCAACCGCAGCCTCGTGCGCGACCTCGGCCCGAAGGGCATCACCGTCAACACGGTCCATCCTGGCCCTACCGATACCGACATGAACCCGGCAGACGGCCCGGTGGCCGCCATCGTCGGCCCCGGCATGGCGATCGGCCGCTACGGCCAGCCCGCCGAGATCGCCAGCGTCGTCGCCTTCCTCGCCAGCCCTGATGCCGCTTTCGTCACAGGCGCGGACATCGTTGCCGACGGCGGTCTGACTGCCTGA